One part of the Candidatus Poribacteria bacterium genome encodes these proteins:
- a CDS encoding LamG domain-containing protein, with protein MKLAICLSVALLLVVTPFAMSIGPAEFLDGLVLYHPYDEGNGDKAEDLSGNDHEGVIDNPEWVDGKFGKALEFGGEGSDVFVTVESTPKLNVDEMTFMAWVNAEHWNGTRQIVGKSVHGGCGGRVQYGLFSEGGVFKLRFETEGGRADISTGLPDTEKFIHVAFTNDTKKGIIYIDGKEEVDGDVPGKLNANDDPWRIGQDCERLNYVFAGIIDEVRLWNRALSEDEINTFMEQGVDALAVEAGGKLSTTWGSLKESR; from the coding sequence TTGGCTATTTGTTTATCTGTCGCGCTACTTTTGGTAGTAACGCCGTTCGCCATGTCTATTGGTCCAGCAGAATTTCTGGATGGTTTGGTGCTCTACCATCCTTATGACGAAGGGAATGGGGACAAAGCGGAAGACCTTAGTGGAAACGATCATGAGGGTGTAATTGACAATCCCGAATGGGTTGACGGAAAATTCGGAAAGGCGTTGGAATTTGGCGGTGAAGGTAGCGACGTTTTTGTCACCGTTGAAAGCACACCGAAACTCAACGTAGATGAAATGACGTTTATGGCGTGGGTTAACGCAGAGCATTGGAACGGTACGCGCCAAATCGTTGGCAAATCCGTCCACGGTGGTTGCGGCGGTAGAGTTCAGTATGGATTGTTCAGTGAAGGTGGGGTCTTTAAACTCCGTTTTGAAACCGAAGGGGGCCGCGCTGATATTTCAACAGGTCTACCGGACACTGAGAAATTTATCCATGTTGCCTTCACCAACGATACGAAGAAAGGCATAATCTACATCGATGGCAAAGAAGAAGTTGATGGCGATGTTCCGGGGAAACTCAACGCTAACGATGATCCATGGCGCATCGGACAAGATTGCGAACGCCTTAACTATGTTTTCGCTGGGATTATCGACGAAGTCCGTCTCTGGAATCGTGCCTTGAGCGAAGATGAAATCAATACGTTTATGGAGCAAGGTGTGGATGCGCTCGCTGTTGAGGCAGGCGGGAAGCTTTCGACAACCTGGGGGTCCCTTAAAGAAAGTCGTTAA